The DNA segment GTCCTCGGCCTGGGGCTGCGGCCACAAGGTGAAGAATGGCGCGATCAACATGAGCCCCGACGGGCAGTCGCATCGGCCGATCCTGCCGCTGGCGCGGGACGCCGGGAAGGCGACGGGCGTCGTGACGACGGCGACGGTGACGCACGCGACGCCGGCGGGCTTCACCGCGCAAGCCGCGGCGCGCGTCGATGAACTCGAGATCGCCACCCAATACCTGGGCGTCGGGCTCGATGTGTACCTCGGCGGCGGCGCGAAGTTCTTCGCGGCCGGGGCGCGGAGCGACAAACGCGACCTCTTCGGCGACTTCGCCCGGGCGGGCTACGCCGTGGTGCGGGACGCCGCGGGGTTGCGGCAGGCGGCCGGCGCGCCGCGTCTGCTCGGCATCTTTGCGGACGGGCACCTGCCGTACGAACTCGACCGCCGCGCGGATCCGGCCCTGGCGGGCAGTGTACCCACGCTGGCGGAGATGGCGCGGCTCGCGCTCGGGCGGCTCGCGCAGCACCCGGAGGGGTTCGTCGTGCAGATCGAGGGCGCGCGCGTCGACCACGCCGCGCACGCGAACGATGTCGGCGGCATCATCCACGACATGCTGGCCTTCGACGACGCGATCGGCGTGGCGCTCGAGTTTGCCGCGGGTCGCGATGACACGCTGGTCATCCTCACGAGCGACCACGGCAACTCCAACCCTGGGCTGCTCGGCGTGGGAGGCAGCTTCGACAGCCGCCGGGGCAGCTACGGCGACACGATGGTTTGCTTCGATCGGATCGCGCAGTTTCGGCAGACCAACGTGTGGGCACTCGAGGAACTCGGGCCGAAGAGCACCGCGGCGCAGGTGCGCGACCGCGTGCACGCCGCCACCGCGCTCGCGCTCGAGGACGACGAGGTGGAGCTGTTGCGCCGGGCGCTCCGCAAGGAGCACCGCGAAGGCTATCGCG comes from the Opitutus sp. ER46 genome and includes:
- a CDS encoding alkaline phosphatase; this encodes MSPFSRRDFLRAGLTGSALLLPVSLRATPAVAPAAPRREPGRARNLIFLVADGMSLGTLTLAERYRRRQEGRGMHWLSVYDRPDLRRALMDTSSASSLVTDSAAASSAWGCGHKVKNGAINMSPDGQSHRPILPLARDAGKATGVVTTATVTHATPAGFTAQAAARVDELEIATQYLGVGLDVYLGGGAKFFAAGARSDKRDLFGDFARAGYAVVRDAAGLRQAAGAPRLLGIFADGHLPYELDRRADPALAGSVPTLAEMARLALGRLAQHPEGFVVQIEGARVDHAAHANDVGGIIHDMLAFDDAIGVALEFAAGRDDTLVILTSDHGNSNPGLLGVGGSFDSRRGSYGDTMVCFDRIAQFRQTNVWALEELGPKSTAAQVRDRVHAATALALEDDEVELLRRALRKEHREGYRVRNAPLIALGQILANYTAVGWAGIAHTTDYVELAAFGPGSESIQGLVQNNALFGVMTRALGLKVAREAAA